A genomic segment from Vicinamibacteria bacterium encodes:
- a CDS encoding N-acetylmuramic acid 6-phosphate etherase has product MSKRHLFESLPTEAVHPAATNLDLLPPRKLLDLLAREDRVVVKAVHDEAAAIERAARRLATTLLRNGRVFYVGAGTSGRLGVLEAAECPPTFGTDPDRIVAIVAGGREAVFRSKEGAEDRADDAWHALRRHRLGSKDLVIGISASSITPFVREALVRASRGGAGTVLVTCGPRVRRLADVVIAPAVGPELLAGSTRMKAGTATKLVLNQVTLLAMIHVGKVFGPYMVDLKPGSRKLRDRAIRIIASVAGVDRATAETLLVAAAQNVKTAVVMGRLAVSAAEARARLARESGDLRAVLE; this is encoded by the coding sequence ATGTCGAAGCGGCACCTCTTCGAATCACTTCCCACGGAAGCGGTTCACCCTGCGGCCACGAACCTCGATCTCCTGCCGCCTCGAAAACTGCTCGACCTGCTCGCTCGAGAGGATCGGGTCGTGGTGAAAGCGGTTCACGACGAAGCCGCGGCGATCGAGCGCGCCGCAAGGCGACTCGCGACGACGTTGCTGCGTAACGGGCGCGTCTTCTATGTCGGCGCCGGGACGAGCGGACGTCTCGGGGTGTTGGAAGCCGCCGAGTGTCCGCCCACTTTCGGAACCGACCCGGATCGCATCGTCGCGATCGTTGCCGGCGGGCGCGAAGCGGTCTTTCGCTCGAAGGAGGGAGCCGAGGATCGCGCAGACGACGCGTGGCATGCCCTGCGGAGGCACCGGCTCGGCTCGAAAGACCTCGTGATCGGGATTTCCGCGAGCAGCATCACGCCTTTCGTGCGCGAAGCACTCGTTCGCGCGAGCCGCGGCGGCGCAGGAACGGTGTTAGTGACCTGCGGGCCCCGCGTCCGTCGTCTGGCTGACGTCGTCATCGCGCCCGCGGTGGGTCCCGAGCTTCTGGCCGGCTCGACGCGGATGAAAGCCGGCACCGCCACGAAGCTCGTGCTCAACCAGGTGACGCTGCTCGCGATGATTCATGTCGGGAAAGTTTTCGGACCCTACATGGTCGACCTGAAACCCGGTTCGCGAAAGCTTCGCGACCGAGCTATCAGGATCATCGCTTCGGTCGCGGGAGTCGACCGCGCTACCGCCGAGACGCTTTTGGTTGCCGCGGCTCAGAACGTCAAGACGGCGGTGGTCATGGGTCGATTGGCAGTCTCGGCAGCTGAAGCCCGAGCACGACTCGCGCGGGAGTCAGGAGATTTGAGAGCAGTACTCGAGTGA
- a CDS encoding 2-isopropylmalate synthase, with protein MDRNHVVIFDTTLRDGEQSPGASMDLNGKLKMARALAELGVDVIEAGFPIASNGDFEAVREVARLVEGPIIAGLARCQTNDIHRAWEALKEAPRARIHVFLATSAIHREFKLAMAKEEIVRRAAESVQMARELCDDVEFSPEDASRTELDFLAEVVEKAIEAGATTVNIPDTVGYAMPSEFADRIQYLKRHVSNIERAVLSVHCHNDLGLAVANSLAALAAGARQVECTINGIGERAGNCSLEEVVMSLRTRRDLYGLTTGIDTTRICPSSRLLSQITGLVVQRNKAIVGQNAFAHEAGIHQHGVIQNRATYEIMKPEDVGLSTNSLVLGKHSGRHALRKRLEELGYRIDNRELDRIFVAFKELADAQKEVVDEDLRALMSGASSPCSDTWELVDLHLSSGTESGSTATICLKHSSGRSVKEAACGSGPVEAIFRAIGRASGTELALMDYRVRGLTSGLDGRGEVLVDIEELGKRHQGRAVGNDIMRASADAFLRVINRVVAARDGEKELVDVFGQ; from the coding sequence ATGGATCGAAATCATGTGGTGATTTTCGATACGACGCTCCGAGACGGTGAGCAGTCCCCGGGCGCGAGCATGGACCTCAACGGCAAGCTCAAGATGGCACGCGCTCTTGCCGAGCTCGGGGTGGACGTCATCGAAGCTGGCTTTCCCATCGCCTCGAACGGGGATTTCGAGGCGGTGCGTGAGGTCGCACGACTCGTCGAGGGGCCCATCATCGCCGGACTGGCACGATGCCAGACGAATGACATCCATCGGGCCTGGGAAGCGCTGAAAGAAGCCCCTCGGGCTCGCATCCACGTCTTTCTCGCCACGAGCGCGATCCACCGCGAGTTCAAGCTGGCTATGGCAAAGGAAGAGATCGTGCGCCGAGCCGCGGAGAGTGTGCAGATGGCGCGTGAGCTCTGTGACGATGTCGAGTTCTCCCCCGAGGATGCGTCTCGAACCGAGCTCGATTTCCTTGCCGAAGTCGTCGAGAAAGCCATTGAAGCCGGTGCCACCACGGTCAACATCCCCGACACCGTCGGCTACGCGATGCCTTCGGAGTTCGCCGACCGGATCCAGTACCTGAAGCGACACGTATCGAACATCGAACGAGCCGTTCTGAGCGTGCACTGTCACAACGATCTCGGGCTCGCCGTCGCCAACAGTCTCGCGGCGCTCGCGGCCGGCGCTCGTCAGGTGGAATGCACCATCAACGGCATCGGCGAGCGCGCGGGCAACTGCTCGCTCGAGGAAGTCGTCATGAGCCTCCGGACACGCCGCGACCTCTATGGGCTGACGACGGGAATCGACACGACACGGATCTGTCCTTCGAGTCGTCTCCTGAGTCAGATCACCGGACTCGTGGTGCAACGCAACAAGGCCATCGTGGGTCAGAACGCTTTCGCGCACGAAGCCGGCATTCATCAGCACGGGGTCATCCAGAACCGAGCGACCTACGAGATCATGAAGCCCGAGGACGTCGGACTTTCGACCAACTCCCTGGTGCTCGGCAAACACAGCGGTCGACACGCGCTGCGCAAACGTCTCGAGGAGCTCGGTTATCGGATCGACAACCGGGAGCTCGATCGGATCTTCGTCGCGTTCAAGGAGCTCGCCGACGCGCAGAAAGAAGTCGTGGACGAGGATCTTCGCGCGCTCATGAGCGGGGCGAGCTCACCCTGCTCCGACACCTGGGAGCTCGTCGATCTCCATCTGAGCTCGGGCACGGAGTCGGGGTCCACCGCTACCATCTGCCTCAAGCACAGCTCGGGCCGTTCGGTCAAGGAGGCGGCCTGCGGCAGCGGTCCGGTCGAGGCCATTTTCCGCGCCATCGGGCGGGCGAGCGGAACGGAGCTCGCGCTTATGGACTATCGGGTCCGCGGTCTCACCTCCGGTCTCGACGGGCGCGGCGAGGTCTTGGTCGACATTGAAGAGCTGGGAAAACGACACCAGGGTCGCGCCGTCGGGAATGACATCATGAGGGCGAGCGCCGACGCGTTCCTTCGGGTCATCAATCGCGTGGTCGCGGCGCGCGACGGGGAGAAAGAGCTCGTCGACGTGTTCGGGCAGTAG
- a CDS encoding YdcF family protein, translating into MLSAEVENLARIVWHYHQMGHRIVTADIILVLGSHDLRVAERGAELYADGLAPRIVFSGGLGNLTRDLWAEPEAVKFARIAREKGVPEDAILLETRSTNTGENVRYTRELLDGMGLDPDRFILVQKPYMERRTYATFKKMWPEKEAIVTSPQISFDDYPNDEIPVERVIHIMVGDLQRIRIYPEKGFQIPQPIPDEVWNAYERLVALGFTDNLIR; encoded by the coding sequence GTGCTGAGTGCTGAAGTCGAAAACCTCGCGCGCATCGTTTGGCACTATCACCAGATGGGCCACCGGATCGTGACTGCCGACATCATCCTCGTTCTGGGAAGCCATGACCTCCGCGTCGCCGAGCGCGGCGCCGAGCTCTATGCCGACGGTCTCGCCCCTCGCATCGTGTTCTCGGGCGGGCTCGGGAACCTCACGAGAGACCTTTGGGCCGAGCCCGAGGCGGTGAAGTTTGCCCGTATCGCTCGTGAGAAGGGCGTACCCGAGGATGCCATTCTTCTCGAGACCCGATCGACGAATACCGGTGAGAACGTGCGTTACACCCGCGAGCTCCTCGACGGTATGGGACTCGATCCCGATCGTTTCATCCTCGTCCAGAAGCCGTACATGGAGCGAAGGACCTACGCGACATTCAAGAAAATGTGGCCCGAGAAGGAGGCGATCGTGACCTCACCGCAGATTTCCTTCGACGACTATCCGAACGACGAGATTCCCGTGGAGCGAGTCATACACATCATGGTGGGCGACCTTCAAAGAATCCGGATCTACCCCGAGAAGGGATTTCAGATCCCGCAACCGATTCCCGACGAGGTGTGGAATGCCTATGAGAGACTCGTAGCGCTTGGTTTTACCGACAACCTCATCCGCTAG
- a CDS encoding DNA-3-methyladenine glycosylase I, with product MKVERKRCAWAEKGNEAYIDYHDREWGVPVHDDRRHFEFLVLEGAQAGLSWATILNKREAYRMAFARFDPRKVARFGEDRISALLQDAGIVRNRLKIRGAVQNARAFLEVQKEFGSFDAYVWRFVRGKPKVNRRRTMKDIPAKTKESDVLSRDLKARGFTFVGSTIIYAHMQATGLVNDHVVSCFRHAPCARLR from the coding sequence ATGAAGGTGGAGCGCAAGCGATGTGCCTGGGCCGAGAAGGGGAACGAGGCCTACATCGACTACCATGACCGGGAGTGGGGCGTTCCGGTGCACGACGACCGCCGGCATTTCGAGTTTCTCGTGCTCGAAGGTGCCCAGGCGGGACTCTCGTGGGCCACGATCCTCAACAAGAGAGAGGCCTATCGCATGGCATTCGCCCGGTTCGATCCTCGCAAGGTCGCTCGGTTCGGCGAAGACCGAATCTCGGCTCTTCTCCAGGACGCGGGCATCGTACGCAACCGCCTGAAGATTCGGGGCGCCGTTCAAAACGCCCGCGCTTTCCTCGAAGTTCAAAAAGAGTTCGGCAGCTTCGATGCCTACGTGTGGCGCTTCGTCCGCGGAAAACCCAAGGTCAACCGCCGTCGAACGATGAAGGACATTCCGGCGAAAACGAAGGAATCCGACGTTCTCAGCCGAGACCTGAAAGCGCGCGGATTCACATTCGTCGGCAGCACCATCATCTATGCCCACATGCAGGCCACGGGCCTGGTGAACGACCATGTGGTGAGCTGTTTCCGTCACGCCCCCTGCGCCCGCCTGCGCTAG
- the leuD gene encoding 3-isopropylmalate dehydratase small subunit, whose protein sequence is MEPFRILESRTVVLPIDNIDTDQIIPARFLTVTTKEGLGEKLFADWREDPGFVLNRDDARGAKILVAGENFGCGSSREHAPWALIGFGFRAVVSVSIADIFKGNAVKNGLLPVEVDAETHRSLLDNPGWTLLIDLESQTIALPGGRSVGFALDGFARHCLLEGKDQLDFLLAQESAVSAFESLAPLKIS, encoded by the coding sequence ATGGAGCCGTTTCGAATCCTCGAGTCCCGCACGGTCGTTCTCCCGATCGACAACATCGATACCGACCAGATCATTCCCGCTCGGTTTCTCACGGTGACGACGAAGGAGGGACTGGGGGAAAAGCTCTTCGCCGACTGGCGAGAGGATCCCGGTTTCGTTCTGAATCGCGACGACGCCCGAGGAGCTAAGATTCTCGTCGCGGGGGAGAATTTCGGCTGCGGATCCTCGCGTGAGCACGCTCCGTGGGCGCTCATCGGGTTCGGTTTCAGGGCGGTGGTGAGCGTCTCGATCGCGGACATCTTCAAGGGCAACGCGGTGAAGAACGGTCTCTTGCCCGTGGAGGTGGACGCGGAAACGCACCGGAGCCTGCTCGACAATCCGGGTTGGACGCTTTTGATCGATCTCGAGAGCCAGACGATCGCACTCCCCGGGGGGCGCTCGGTCGGCTTTGCGCTCGATGGTTTCGCCAGACATTGCCTCCTCGAGGGCAAGGATCAGCTCGATTTTCTTCTCGCCCAGGAAAGCGCCGTTTCGGCATTCGAGTCTTTGGCCCCGCTTAAGATAAGCTGA
- a CDS encoding pirin family protein, whose product MTHREVKQIVTAQEALEGAGVRIRRSLGTPALDYHDPFLLLDEFHSEDGADYVAGFPDHPHRGFETVTYMLAGRMRHEDHTGARGELGPGSVQWMTAGRGIIHSEMPLQEQGLMWGFQLWVNLPSRDKMTAPRYQDIPAERIPELTRVDGSRIRVVAGVVEGVVGPVTGIATSPLYLDIVVPAKASVVQPVPKAHNAFVYIFEGEGIVGGKRIERGQLAVLSRGSSDTVEIVASGQPMRALLVAAKPLGEPVARYGPFVMNTREEIQRAFEDYRGGTFLS is encoded by the coding sequence ATGACCCATCGCGAAGTCAAACAAATCGTCACGGCTCAGGAAGCGCTCGAAGGCGCCGGCGTCAGAATCCGCCGAAGCCTGGGAACACCGGCCCTCGACTACCATGATCCGTTCCTTCTTCTCGACGAGTTCCATTCCGAGGACGGTGCGGATTACGTCGCCGGATTTCCCGATCACCCCCACCGAGGTTTCGAGACGGTCACGTACATGCTGGCAGGTCGTATGCGCCACGAAGATCATACCGGCGCTCGAGGCGAGCTCGGCCCGGGCTCCGTCCAATGGATGACCGCGGGCCGCGGCATCATTCATTCGGAGATGCCTCTCCAGGAGCAGGGTCTGATGTGGGGATTCCAGCTGTGGGTCAACCTGCCGTCACGTGACAAGATGACAGCGCCCCGTTATCAGGACATCCCCGCTGAGCGCATCCCCGAGCTTACCCGCGTCGATGGATCACGAATTCGCGTAGTCGCCGGCGTCGTAGAGGGTGTCGTGGGCCCGGTCACCGGAATCGCGACGTCTCCGCTCTATCTCGACATCGTCGTGCCCGCGAAGGCGAGCGTCGTTCAGCCCGTGCCGAAGGCACACAACGCCTTCGTTTACATCTTCGAAGGGGAAGGGATTGTGGGGGGAAAGCGGATCGAACGGGGGCAGCTCGCCGTCCTCTCACGAGGCTCGAGCGACACCGTGGAGATCGTGGCCAGCGGCCAACCGATGCGCGCGCTCCTCGTCGCCGCGAAGCCGCTCGGCGAGCCGGTCGCACGCTACGGACCGTTCGTGATGAATACGCGGGAGGAGATCCAAAGGGCGTTCGAGGACTACCGCGGCGGAACGTTTCTCTCTTGA
- a CDS encoding BadF/BadG/BcrA/BcrD ATPase family protein, with protein sequence MPVLGIDAGATKTECWFADDEGALLNRARGPGVNFQLIEEDEIEFTLDALIRQTVGARPLPVDCVCVGMAGAGRERDFTAMRTIFDRLRLAREVVVTHDARIALVAGAGKALGLVLIVGTGAAAYGVNARGATARAGGWGPLLGDEGSAYWMGVSTLRAVMRAYDGRAQPTLLEDLVLSQLGLSHVEAIVHRVYREMRRDEIAALAPLVQRAADLGDAGAQSIVDQAVHEFVRAAESVIGKLDLAGENFRLVLSGGLWKAVPVLQQDFEKLIKKVAPWAQVAALAVEPAHGAIRLALDHLRRKER encoded by the coding sequence ATGCCAGTCCTCGGGATCGACGCCGGAGCCACCAAAACCGAATGCTGGTTTGCCGACGACGAAGGGGCTCTGCTCAATCGGGCTCGGGGACCCGGCGTTAACTTCCAGCTCATCGAGGAGGACGAGATCGAGTTCACCCTGGACGCCCTCATCCGTCAAACCGTCGGCGCGCGCCCCCTCCCGGTGGATTGCGTTTGCGTCGGTATGGCGGGTGCGGGACGAGAGCGAGATTTCACCGCCATGCGGACCATCTTCGATCGACTGCGACTCGCGCGGGAGGTCGTCGTGACCCATGATGCACGCATCGCTCTCGTCGCCGGAGCGGGTAAGGCGCTGGGCCTCGTCCTGATCGTGGGAACGGGCGCCGCAGCTTATGGTGTGAACGCGCGCGGTGCGACGGCTCGCGCGGGAGGATGGGGTCCTTTGCTCGGCGACGAGGGGAGCGCCTATTGGATGGGGGTCAGTACGCTGCGGGCCGTCATGCGCGCCTACGACGGCCGAGCACAACCCACGCTTCTGGAAGATCTGGTGCTGTCACAGCTCGGCTTGAGCCACGTCGAGGCGATCGTGCACCGCGTCTACCGGGAGATGAGGCGCGATGAGATCGCGGCGCTTGCCCCACTGGTTCAGCGGGCCGCGGATCTCGGTGACGCCGGCGCGCAAAGCATCGTCGATCAAGCCGTGCATGAGTTCGTTCGGGCCGCCGAATCGGTGATTGGCAAGCTCGATCTAGCGGGTGAGAATTTTCGTCTGGTTCTCTCCGGCGGGCTCTGGAAAGCGGTGCCGGTCCTGCAGCAGGATTTCGAGAAACTGATCAAGAAAGTGGCTCCCTGGGCCCAAGTGGCGGCGCTCGCGGTGGAGCCCGCTCACGGCGCGATCCGTCTCGCGCTCGATCATCTGAGGAGGAAGGAGCGCTGA
- a CDS encoding amidohydrolase family protein, with protein MRVAVLLASSALAMSCASPVPPADLVFVRGSIFGAEEAVALAVDEGRIVSIGGESAVRDYMGRGTGVIDLDGRMLLPSFADAHVHLYAGSESLDWPLIREAASYEELLDILRVHAVSMPPGEWLQGVGWRHHIVDPVRRAGTNDLDSAFPDRPVRLISQEARVWATSEAIDAGAPAERSHEERLRILRRGIRYVHRFGITAVETSGLLFPEPRNLYSELQRRGELELHVHFSETSSHEAEVSSALDAAESRGTHRIDGVVRLSPHDIDRLRTRRLLVRVHPFKISPDWIPVRHRKGREFPLRTLERTGVRLAFGSDWPLASLDPLAGIAAAVTRQDFEGNPENGWLPEERLSVGEAVFAYTGRLPRVGELADLAVVSQDLLELPTELLAAVKVDMTVFSGKIVYVSESFLPELDSSVRVRLR; from the coding sequence GTGCGCGTCGCAGTTCTTCTTGCCAGCTCGGCCCTCGCAATGAGCTGCGCTTCTCCCGTGCCGCCGGCGGATCTCGTCTTCGTGAGAGGCAGCATCTTCGGTGCCGAAGAGGCCGTCGCGCTCGCGGTCGACGAGGGTCGCATCGTGTCGATTGGCGGAGAATCCGCGGTCCGCGATTACATGGGAAGGGGCACGGGAGTGATCGACCTCGACGGCCGGATGCTCCTTCCGAGCTTCGCCGACGCTCACGTGCACCTTTACGCCGGCTCGGAAAGCCTCGATTGGCCGCTCATCAGAGAAGCCGCGTCCTACGAGGAGCTCCTCGATATCCTGCGCGTCCACGCCGTTTCAATGCCTCCGGGAGAGTGGCTGCAAGGTGTCGGATGGCGGCACCATATCGTGGATCCCGTGCGTCGAGCCGGAACGAACGATCTCGACTCCGCGTTTCCCGATCGCCCGGTGCGGCTGATTTCTCAAGAGGCGCGAGTCTGGGCTACCTCCGAAGCGATCGATGCGGGAGCGCCCGCGGAGCGAAGTCACGAGGAGCGACTTCGAATCCTCCGACGAGGAATCCGCTACGTTCACCGTTTCGGTATCACCGCCGTGGAGACATCGGGTCTTCTCTTCCCCGAGCCCCGCAACCTCTACTCGGAACTGCAGCGCCGAGGAGAGCTCGAGCTCCACGTCCATTTCTCGGAAACGTCGTCGCACGAAGCCGAGGTTTCCTCCGCGCTGGATGCGGCGGAGAGTCGTGGCACCCATCGCATCGACGGCGTGGTCCGACTCTCCCCCCACGATATCGATAGGCTGAGGACGCGACGCCTGCTGGTTCGAGTCCATCCCTTCAAGATCTCGCCCGACTGGATTCCCGTTCGACACCGCAAGGGTCGCGAGTTTCCCCTTCGCACCCTCGAGCGTACCGGAGTGCGCCTGGCGTTCGGGAGCGACTGGCCGCTCGCGAGCCTCGATCCGCTCGCCGGTATCGCGGCCGCCGTGACGCGACAAGACTTCGAGGGAAACCCCGAGAACGGCTGGCTTCCGGAAGAGAGGCTTTCCGTGGGCGAAGCCGTCTTCGCTTACACGGGTCGGCTTCCGCGAGTGGGAGAGTTGGCCGATCTCGCTGTCGTGTCTCAGGATCTCCTCGAGCTCCCCACGGAGCTGCTCGCGGCGGTAAAGGTCGACATGACCGTCTTCTCCGG
- the leuC gene encoding 3-isopropylmalate dehydratase large subunit, with product MSTSRGAPLAFTLFEKLWRRHVVLPATHDHPAVVYIDLHLIHEVTSPQAFQELRRRGIKVRRPERTVATMDHSTPTLFDGGIPRYANAQTREQVEALRRNCEEFGIELYPLGDDRQGIVHVIGPELGLTQPGMTIVCGDSHTATHGALGAWAFGIGTTEVGHVLATQCLLQQKPKTFEVRVEGTLGPGVTAKDLILAVIRVVGVDGGLGHVIEYTGSAIEALPMEARMTVCNMSIEAGARAGLIAPDDTTFQYLAGRPRVPRGEAWERALVDWQSLATDEDAVYDKSMVLDASALEPMITYGTNPGMTIGLSEPIPRDAVDKSLRYMGLSAGERLVGKPVDVVFIGSCTNARLSDLRMAASVMKGRKVAPGVRALVVPGSQEVKRRAVDEGLDKIFIEAGAEWREPGCSMCIAMNGDELAPGQIAVSTSNRNFEGRQGKGGRTILASPLTAAATAVTGAIADPRPMMD from the coding sequence GTGAGCACTAGTAGAGGAGCGCCTCTGGCCTTCACGCTCTTCGAGAAGCTCTGGCGTCGGCACGTCGTCCTTCCGGCGACCCACGATCATCCTGCCGTGGTTTACATCGACCTGCACCTGATCCACGAGGTGACCTCCCCGCAAGCTTTCCAGGAGCTCAGGCGTCGCGGCATCAAAGTGCGGAGGCCCGAGCGCACCGTTGCCACCATGGATCATTCGACCCCGACGCTCTTCGACGGTGGCATCCCCCGCTACGCGAACGCGCAAACGAGAGAGCAGGTGGAGGCCCTCAGACGAAACTGCGAAGAGTTCGGCATCGAGCTGTACCCCCTGGGTGACGACCGACAGGGCATCGTCCATGTAATCGGACCGGAGCTCGGGCTCACGCAGCCGGGCATGACTATCGTCTGTGGTGACAGCCATACGGCGACTCACGGAGCCTTGGGGGCGTGGGCCTTTGGGATCGGTACGACCGAAGTGGGGCATGTGCTTGCTACCCAGTGTTTGCTCCAGCAGAAGCCGAAGACCTTCGAGGTGCGGGTGGAGGGGACGCTCGGCCCGGGTGTCACGGCGAAAGATTTGATTCTCGCGGTGATCCGCGTCGTTGGTGTCGACGGCGGATTGGGCCACGTCATCGAGTACACCGGGAGCGCAATCGAGGCCCTACCGATGGAGGCCCGCATGACGGTGTGCAATATGTCCATCGAGGCCGGTGCCCGGGCGGGGCTCATCGCGCCGGACGATACGACATTCCAGTACCTCGCGGGCCGGCCTCGGGTGCCCCGGGGTGAAGCCTGGGAGCGGGCGCTCGTCGATTGGCAGAGTCTCGCAACCGACGAGGATGCCGTCTACGACAAGAGCATGGTGCTCGATGCCTCCGCACTCGAGCCGATGATCACCTATGGCACCAACCCGGGGATGACCATCGGCCTGAGCGAGCCCATTCCCCGAGATGCTGTCGATAAGTCACTGCGGTATATGGGGCTTTCAGCGGGCGAGCGACTCGTGGGAAAGCCCGTCGACGTCGTTTTCATCGGGAGCTGCACCAACGCCCGCCTCAGCGATCTCCGGATGGCGGCCTCGGTGATGAAGGGCAGAAAGGTGGCCCCCGGCGTACGGGCCCTGGTCGTGCCGGGCTCTCAGGAAGTCAAGCGCCGCGCCGTCGACGAGGGGCTGGACAAGATCTTCATCGAGGCGGGCGCCGAATGGCGGGAGCCAGGCTGTTCGATGTGCATCGCGATGAACGGCGACGAGCTTGCTCCGGGACAGATCGCGGTGAGCACCAGCAATCGCAATTTCGAAGGGCGCCAGGGAAAGGGCGGCCGCACGATCCTGGCGAGCCCCTTGACGGCGGCGGCGACCGCGGTCACCGGAGCGATCGCCGATCCCCGGCCGATGATGGACTGA
- the egtB gene encoding ergothioneine biosynthesis protein EgtB, with translation MSNHDVASWDQYVEVRSETEALAAPIRSEDAQVQSMPDASPTKWHLGHTTWFFETFLLEGFSGHRIVREEYKVLFNSYYNAVGAQHPRVRRGLISRPSLDEVVDYRHAVDASVRRFLDTASTEELDRKAGILTVGLHHEQQHQELIMTDILHVYASNPLKPRYAEDELPPVAAAEPMRWHGYPEGIYWIGHEGEGFAFDNEYPRHRQFVHAFELASRLVTAGEYMEFMSSGGYQRSDLWLSDGWAVVQNERWQAPMYWERRSGTWWQMSLYGLRPVDPNAPVCHVSYYEAEAYARWRGMRLPSEAEWEVAASSLPIEGNLSENGRYRPAGPPRGQNGNGPAQMYGDLWEWTQSAYLPYHGYRPADGALGEYNGKFMCNQMVSRGGSFATSAKHIRPSYRNFFYPASRWQFLGIRLARDAE, from the coding sequence ATGTCCAATCACGACGTTGCTTCATGGGACCAGTATGTAGAAGTTCGCTCGGAGACCGAGGCACTCGCCGCCCCCATCCGTTCCGAGGACGCCCAAGTTCAATCGATGCCCGACGCGAGTCCAACCAAGTGGCATCTCGGTCATACGACCTGGTTTTTCGAGACCTTCCTGCTAGAAGGCTTCTCGGGTCACCGGATCGTTCGCGAGGAGTACAAGGTCCTCTTCAACTCTTACTACAACGCGGTAGGAGCTCAACACCCTCGGGTTCGGCGTGGTCTCATCTCCAGGCCTTCTCTCGACGAGGTCGTCGACTACCGTCATGCGGTGGACGCCAGTGTGCGCCGCTTCCTCGACACGGCATCGACCGAGGAGCTCGACCGAAAGGCGGGGATCCTGACCGTCGGACTTCATCACGAGCAACAGCACCAGGAATTGATCATGACCGACATCCTTCATGTCTACGCTTCGAACCCGCTGAAGCCTCGCTACGCCGAGGACGAGCTCCCGCCAGTGGCGGCGGCGGAGCCGATGCGGTGGCACGGGTATCCCGAGGGCATTTACTGGATTGGCCACGAGGGTGAAGGCTTCGCATTCGACAACGAGTACCCGCGCCACCGGCAGTTCGTACACGCCTTCGAGCTGGCTTCTCGTCTCGTGACCGCCGGTGAGTACATGGAGTTCATGTCCAGCGGAGGATACCAGCGGTCCGACCTATGGCTCAGCGACGGATGGGCCGTCGTGCAGAACGAGCGCTGGCAAGCGCCCATGTACTGGGAGCGCCGCTCGGGCACCTGGTGGCAAATGAGTCTCTACGGACTGCGACCGGTCGACCCCAACGCCCCGGTCTGCCACGTCAGCTATTACGAGGCGGAGGCTTATGCCCGCTGGCGAGGAATGCGGCTACCGAGCGAGGCAGAGTGGGAGGTCGCCGCTTCCTCTCTGCCGATCGAGGGCAATCTCTCGGAGAACGGCCGTTATCGGCCCGCCGGCCCGCCACGGGGTCAGAACGGAAACGGTCCGGCACAAATGTACGGAGACCTGTGGGAGTGGACGCAAAGCGCTTATCTCCCTTACCACGGCTATCGCCCGGCGGATGGCGCTCTCGGAGAATACAACGGCAAGTTCATGTGCAATCAGATGGTGTCGCGGGGCGGCTCTTTCGCCACATCCGCCAAACACATCAGGCCCAGCTACCGGAATTTCTTCTACCCGGCCTCTCGCTGGCAGTTTCTGGGAATCCGGCTCGCCCGCGACGCCGAATGA